One Gammaproteobacteria bacterium DNA segment encodes these proteins:
- a CDS encoding tetratricopeptide repeat protein: MTLGIFALSSRRQRLTGQLRAPLLRLVLLLGIGVLGAVPAHVRAASGELDAAQEAIAGGRFQTAIDILEPLIRQQPDNSEARFLRGVVYAQMGDTDRAIAIFSNLTENYPDLSEPHNNLAVLYAAKGSLEKAREALLRATELQPDYHTAFENLGDVYTKLAAQAYQRAYRLPGKNQRARDKYDVVSGLLARPEAGTEGPADSLAPVPVAGDVEAAPPQAAPQAPAAAAGGGTPCLALGPMDANTRGNIAVWLEEQDIAHQTHSRESRRPRAYQVYLEGGANPRALRDRLSGQGVKDIALVTSGELAGQLSLGVYRQADSVERRLERFADLGYDARVLTLYDETVEHWLVITQQAFDAPAFKRIFGHQTPQPVACDWQPRERS, encoded by the coding sequence ATGACGCTTGGGATCTTCGCTTTGTCTTCGCGCCGGCAGCGGCTCACCGGGCAGCTCCGGGCCCCATTGCTGCGCCTCGTCCTGTTGCTGGGCATCGGCGTGCTCGGCGCCGTCCCTGCCCATGTGCGGGCCGCCAGTGGCGAGCTGGATGCCGCCCAGGAGGCCATCGCCGGGGGCCGCTTCCAGACCGCCATCGACATCCTCGAGCCCCTGATACGGCAACAGCCAGACAATTCCGAGGCCCGCTTCCTGCGCGGCGTGGTGTATGCCCAGATGGGTGACACCGACCGCGCCATCGCCATCTTCAGCAACCTCACCGAGAACTATCCCGATCTCTCCGAGCCCCACAACAACCTGGCCGTGCTCTACGCCGCCAAGGGGTCTCTGGAGAAGGCGCGGGAGGCCCTGCTGCGGGCCACGGAACTCCAGCCGGACTATCACACCGCCTTCGAGAACCTGGGCGACGTGTATACCAAACTCGCCGCCCAGGCCTACCAGCGAGCCTATCGCCTGCCGGGGAAGAACCAGCGCGCTCGCGACAAGTACGACGTGGTGAGCGGGTTGCTCGCCCGTCCCGAAGCGGGCACCGAGGGCCCGGCGGACAGCCTGGCGCCGGTACCCGTGGCCGGCGATGTCGAGGCCGCCCCCCCCCAGGCGGCCCCCCAGGCACCAGCAGCCGCGGCGGGCGGCGGTACACCCTGCCTCGCCCTCGGGCCCATGGACGCCAACACCCGGGGGAACATCGCCGTCTGGCTCGAGGAACAGGACATCGCTCATCAGACCCACTCCAGGGAGTCGCGCCGGCCCCGCGCCTACCAGGTCTACCTGGAGGGCGGCGCGAACCCGCGGGCCCTGCGCGACAGGCTTAGCGGCCAGGGGGTCAAGGACATCGCCCTGGTGACCAGCGGCGAACTGGCGGGGCAGTTGTCCCTGGGGGTATACCGCCAGGCCGACTCCGTCGAACGCCGGCTCGAGCGCTTCGCGGATCTCGGTTACGACGCCCGGGTGCTGACCCTCTACGATGAGACGGTCGAACACTGGCTGGTGATCACCCAGCAGGCCTTCGACGCCCCCGCCTTCAAGCGCATCTTCGGCCACCAGACACCCCAGCCGGTCGCATGCGACTGGCAGCCCCGGGAGCGTTCGTAG
- a CDS encoding alanine--glyoxylate aminotransferase family protein: MAITSFNPPIRTLMGPGPSDVHPRILEALSRPTIGHLDPAFVAMMDETKALLQYAFQTQYELTMPVSAPGSAGMETCFVNLVEPGDKVIVCRNGVFGGRMLENVERCGGEAVMVEDDWGQPVTPDKLRDTLRANPDARIVAFVHAETSTGAQSDAETLAAIAREHGCLTIVDTVTSLTGTPLKVAEWELDAVYSGTQKCLSCVPGISPVTFSPAAMEKATSRKTKVQSWFLDLNLVTAYWGSGAKRAYHHTAPVNAIYALHEALVMVQEEGLENAWARHRRMHLALRAGLEAMGLEFVVPEAARLPQLNAVKVPAGVDEAAVRKQLLERFGLEIGAGLGSLAGKVWRIGLMGHSARPANVLLCTSALESVLGSMGADIRRGEALAATEAALEA; this comes from the coding sequence ATGGCTATCACATCGTTCAATCCCCCCATTCGTACCCTCATGGGCCCCGGCCCCTCGGACGTCCATCCACGTATCCTGGAGGCCCTGTCACGGCCCACCATCGGCCATCTGGATCCGGCCTTCGTGGCCATGATGGACGAGACCAAGGCCCTGCTGCAGTACGCCTTCCAGACCCAGTACGAACTCACCATGCCCGTCTCCGCACCGGGCTCCGCCGGCATGGAGACCTGCTTCGTCAACCTGGTGGAACCCGGTGACAAGGTCATCGTGTGCCGCAACGGCGTGTTCGGTGGCCGCATGCTGGAAAACGTGGAGCGCTGCGGCGGCGAGGCGGTGATGGTGGAGGACGACTGGGGCCAGCCGGTGACCCCCGACAAGCTACGGGACACCCTGCGGGCCAACCCCGATGCCAGGATAGTGGCCTTCGTCCACGCCGAGACCTCCACCGGCGCCCAGTCCGACGCCGAGACCCTGGCGGCCATCGCTCGGGAGCACGGCTGCCTGACCATCGTGGACACCGTGACCTCCCTCACCGGCACCCCTCTCAAGGTGGCGGAATGGGAACTAGACGCCGTCTACTCGGGCACCCAGAAGTGCCTGTCCTGCGTACCCGGCATCTCACCCGTCACCTTCAGCCCGGCCGCCATGGAAAAGGCCACCAGCCGCAAGACCAAGGTGCAGAGCTGGTTCCTGGACCTCAACCTGGTCACCGCCTACTGGGGCAGCGGCGCCAAGCGCGCCTACCATCACACGGCACCGGTGAACGCCATCTACGCCCTCCACGAGGCCCTCGTAATGGTCCAGGAGGAAGGCCTGGAGAATGCCTGGGCCCGGCATCGCCGGATGCACCTCGCCCTGCGGGCGGGCCTGGAGGCCATGGGCCTGGAGTTCGTGGTGCCGGAGGCAGCCCGCCTGCCCCAGCTCAACGCCGTCAAGGTGCCCGCCGGCGTGGACGAGGCCGCCGTACGCAAACAGCTCCTGGAGCGCTTCGGCCTCGAGATCGGCGCCGGCCTCGGCAGCCTCGCCGGCAAGGTCTGGCGCATCGGCCTCATGGGCCACAGCGCCCGCCCCGCCAACGTGCTGCTGTGCACCAGCGCTTTGGAATCCGTGCTCGGCAGCATGGGTGCCGACATCCGGCGCGGGGAGGCCCTGGCGGCCACCGAAGCAGCCCTCGAAGCCTAA
- a CDS encoding L,D-transpeptidase produces MSLRVHLPEQWLELVHADGQVTRYPVSTAANGPGEEDGSGCTPRGRHYVRAKVGAGQPLGAVFVGRRPTGEIYTPELARAHPARDWILTRILWLRGREPGRNRLGTVDSFRRYIYIHGTPDSEPMGEPRSHGCIRMRNADVLELFDQVPVGTEVEIID; encoded by the coding sequence GTGAGCCTGCGGGTGCACCTGCCGGAGCAATGGCTGGAACTCGTCCACGCCGATGGCCAGGTGACCCGTTACCCCGTCTCCACCGCCGCCAATGGCCCCGGCGAGGAGGACGGCAGCGGCTGCACCCCGCGGGGCCGGCACTACGTGCGGGCCAAAGTGGGGGCAGGGCAGCCTCTCGGCGCCGTATTCGTGGGCCGCCGCCCCACCGGCGAGATCTACACTCCCGAGCTGGCCCGCGCCCACCCGGCGCGGGACTGGATCCTGACCCGCATCCTGTGGCTGCGCGGCCGCGAGCCCGGCCGCAACCGTCTGGGTACCGTGGATAGCTTTCGGCGCTACATCTACATCCACGGCACCCCCGACAGCGAGCCCATGGGCGAGCCCCGTTCCCACGGCTGCATCCGCATGCGCAACGCCGACGTGCTGGAACTCTTCGACCAGGTCCCCGTGGGTACCGAGGTGGAGATCATCGACTAG
- a CDS encoding ABC transporter substrate-binding protein: MACRPRVFFSPSRSPGIPARPWRRLLLVLAFGLLGACGTQEDPALRFGLAAAPVTLDPRFATDAVSTRLTRLLYQSLVDFDANLRPVAGLAGWERLGPLHYRFTLVPGDHRFHDGTPLTARDVKATYDSILDPASASPHRGGLDMIEAITRVDDRTVDFHLSRPDALFPGRLVVGIVPAAAIAAGRSLQREPLGSGPFVFGAWPAEGDLRLLRRRDGAEVRFLKLADPTVRVLKLLRGELDVLQSDLPPELVAWLSARDELQVSHEKGTNFSYLGFNMEDPLTGQRELRRAVAHGVDRQAIISHVMGGAARPAGALLPPDHWAGRADLKGYDHDPEAARRLIERVAARVGSTPRITYKTSSSPFRVRLATVIQHQLKAVGLDVDVNSYDWGTFYGDVKAGRFQMYSLAWVGIKMPDIFRYVFHSDSVPPHGANRGRYSSPRADALMEAAEQAATQAEQARLYRELQHLLYVELPYVPLWYEDHVVVASKRLWGYHVPPDGNYDSLVEATW; this comes from the coding sequence ATGGCTTGTCGTCCGCGAGTTTTTTTCTCCCCATCCCGATCCCCGGGGATCCCCGCCCGGCCGTGGCGACGACTGCTCCTCGTCCTGGCTTTCGGCCTGCTGGGGGCCTGTGGTACCCAGGAGGATCCGGCCCTGCGCTTCGGCCTCGCCGCCGCCCCCGTGACCCTGGATCCGCGCTTCGCCACCGATGCCGTGTCCACCCGCCTCACCCGCCTGCTCTACCAGTCCCTGGTGGACTTCGATGCCAACCTCAGGCCGGTGGCGGGCCTGGCCGGCTGGGAGCGGCTTGGGCCCCTGCATTACCGCTTCACCCTGGTGCCCGGCGACCACCGTTTCCATGACGGCACTCCCCTCACGGCGCGGGATGTGAAGGCGACCTACGACAGCATCCTCGACCCTGCGTCCGCGTCGCCCCACCGCGGCGGCCTCGACATGATCGAGGCCATTACCCGGGTGGATGACCGGACCGTGGATTTTCATCTCAGCCGCCCCGATGCCCTGTTTCCCGGGCGCCTGGTGGTGGGCATCGTGCCCGCGGCGGCCATCGCCGCCGGGCGCTCGCTGCAGCGCGAGCCCCTGGGCAGCGGGCCCTTCGTGTTCGGGGCCTGGCCGGCGGAGGGGGACCTCCGGCTGCTGCGGCGGCGGGATGGTGCCGAGGTGCGCTTCCTCAAGCTGGCGGATCCCACGGTGCGGGTGCTCAAGCTTCTGCGGGGGGAACTCGACGTGCTCCAGAGCGACCTCCCCCCCGAGTTGGTGGCGTGGCTCTCCGCCCGGGATGAGCTTCAGGTGAGCCACGAGAAGGGCACCAATTTCAGCTATCTCGGGTTCAATATGGAGGATCCCCTCACGGGCCAGCGGGAGCTGCGGCGCGCCGTGGCCCACGGCGTGGACCGGCAGGCCATCATCAGCCACGTGATGGGTGGCGCGGCGCGGCCCGCCGGAGCGCTGCTACCGCCGGATCACTGGGCGGGTCGCGCCGATCTCAAGGGATACGACCATGATCCAGAGGCGGCCCGAAGGCTGATTGAAAGGGTGGCCGCCAGGGTCGGGAGCACCCCGCGCATCACCTACAAGACCTCCAGCAGCCCCTTTCGCGTGCGCCTGGCCACCGTCATCCAGCACCAGTTGAAGGCGGTGGGCCTCGACGTGGACGTGAACAGCTACGATTGGGGCACCTTCTACGGCGACGTCAAGGCGGGCCGCTTTCAGATGTACAGCCTGGCCTGGGTAGGCATCAAGATGCCGGACATCTTCCGTTACGTGTTCCACAGCGACTCGGTGCCGCCGCACGGAGCTAACCGCGGCCGTTACAGCAGTCCACGCGCCGATGCCCTAATGGAGGCCGCCGAGCAGGCGGCCACCCAGGCCGAGCAGGCGCGCCTGTATCGCGAACTCCAGCACCTGCTTTACGTGGAATTGCCCTACGTGCCCCTGTGGTACGAGGACCATGTGGTGGTGGCATCGAAACGCCTGTGGGGCTACCACGTGCCGCCGGACGGCAATTACGACAGCCTGGTGGAGGCCACGTGGTGA
- the glcE gene encoding glycolate oxidase subunit GlcE, with protein sequence MSPDEDLTTILQEAIESRFHTASPVEIRGTGSKAFMGREAAGEVLITAGHRGIISYDPTELVVRARSGTPLAELEETLEAAGQFLPCEPPRFNAGGTVGGAVACGLAGPRRPYAGAVRDFLLGVRMINGAGKVLNFGGQVMKNVAGYDAFRLQAGAWGTLGLLLDVSFKVLPKPEAEQTLGFELTEDQAIDTMNRWAGQPLPLSAAAHHEGLLRVRLSGTTRGVADARRRLGGDEDEDGFWEQLRHHELSFFQAPEPPLWRITLSPATPPLELPGQTLVDWGGGQRWLRTELPGAELRRRLAETGGFAHLLRTRGSRDEVFHPLEPGVARLHEGLKRAFDPAGILNPGRMYEAW encoded by the coding sequence ATGAGCCCCGACGAAGACCTCACCACCATCCTCCAGGAGGCCATCGAAAGCCGCTTCCATACCGCGAGCCCGGTGGAGATCCGGGGCACGGGCAGCAAGGCCTTCATGGGTCGGGAGGCCGCGGGGGAAGTCCTGATCACCGCCGGCCACCGGGGCATCATCAGCTACGATCCTACGGAACTGGTGGTCAGAGCGCGCAGCGGCACCCCCCTGGCCGAACTGGAGGAGACCCTGGAGGCCGCCGGTCAGTTTCTGCCCTGTGAGCCGCCCCGCTTCAATGCCGGCGGCACCGTGGGGGGCGCGGTGGCCTGCGGCCTCGCCGGACCGCGGCGGCCCTACGCCGGCGCGGTGCGGGATTTTCTGCTGGGGGTGCGCATGATCAATGGTGCCGGCAAGGTGCTGAACTTCGGCGGCCAGGTGATGAAGAACGTGGCGGGCTACGACGCCTTCCGGCTCCAGGCCGGGGCCTGGGGCACCCTGGGCCTGCTGCTGGACGTCTCCTTCAAGGTGCTGCCCAAACCCGAGGCGGAGCAGACCCTGGGCTTCGAGTTGACCGAGGATCAGGCCATCGACACCATGAACCGCTGGGCCGGCCAGCCCCTGCCCCTGTCGGCGGCGGCCCACCACGAAGGCCTGTTGCGCGTGCGCCTGTCGGGCACCACGAGGGGCGTGGCGGATGCGCGGCGGCGCCTCGGCGGAGACGAGGACGAAGACGGCTTCTGGGAGCAGCTGCGCCACCACGAGCTGTCCTTCTTCCAGGCCCCGGAGCCGCCCCTGTGGCGCATCACCTTGAGCCCCGCCACCCCGCCTCTGGAGCTGCCCGGACAGACCCTGGTGGACTGGGGCGGCGGCCAGCGCTGGCTGCGCACCGAACTACCCGGCGCCGAACTCCGCCGGCGCCTGGCGGAAACGGGCGGCTTCGCCCACCTGCTGCGTACCCGGGGCAGCCGGGACGAGGTCTTTCATCCCCTGGAGCCGGGCGTGGCCCGCCTCCACGAGGGGCTCAAGCGCGCCTTCGACCCGGCGGGGATCCTCAACCCCGGGCGGATGTACGAGGCGTGGTGA
- the galE gene encoding UDP-glucose 4-epimerase GalE, translating into MNILVTGGAGYIGSHVVRQLGEAGHRVVVLDNLSKGFRQAVLYGELVEGDTGDATLVSRVLADHDIEAVMHFAAFTIVPESVSDPLKYYGNNTCNTRNLLECCQRHGVRYFIFSSTAAVYGIPETVPVTEDAPLAPINPYGASKLMSEAMLRDLCAAGDMTHVALRYFNVAGSDPEGRIGQSTPEATLLIKVACEAAVGKRAGVSVFGTDYPTPDGTGIRDYIHVEDLADAHLKALDYLHDGGESVTLNCGYGHGFSVREVLDAVARANGAPIDVREEPRRAGDPPALVADASRIRERLGWTPRFDDLDTIVRTSLAWERKLAAATLEPN; encoded by the coding sequence ATGAATATCCTCGTCACGGGCGGCGCCGGCTACATCGGCAGCCATGTGGTACGTCAACTCGGAGAGGCCGGCCACCGGGTGGTGGTGCTGGACAACCTGAGCAAGGGCTTCCGCCAGGCCGTGCTATACGGCGAACTGGTGGAGGGTGACACCGGCGATGCCACCCTGGTCTCAAGGGTGCTGGCGGACCACGACATCGAGGCCGTGATGCATTTCGCCGCGTTCACCATCGTGCCGGAATCCGTGAGCGACCCCCTGAAGTACTACGGCAATAACACCTGCAACACCCGCAACCTGCTGGAGTGCTGCCAGCGCCACGGCGTCAGGTATTTCATCTTTTCCTCCACCGCCGCGGTCTACGGCATCCCCGAGACCGTCCCCGTCACCGAGGATGCTCCCCTCGCGCCCATCAATCCCTATGGGGCCTCCAAGCTCATGAGCGAGGCCATGCTGCGGGACCTGTGCGCCGCCGGCGACATGACCCACGTGGCCCTGCGCTATTTCAACGTGGCGGGCTCGGATCCGGAGGGCCGCATCGGCCAGTCCACCCCCGAGGCCACCCTGCTCATCAAGGTGGCATGCGAGGCCGCCGTGGGCAAGCGGGCCGGCGTATCGGTGTTCGGCACCGACTATCCCACCCCGGATGGCACCGGTATCCGTGACTACATCCACGTGGAGGACCTCGCCGACGCCCACCTGAAGGCCCTCGACTATCTGCACGATGGCGGCGAGTCGGTTACCCTGAACTGCGGCTACGGCCACGGCTTCTCGGTGCGCGAGGTGCTCGACGCCGTGGCCCGTGCCAACGGCGCCCCCATCGATGTGCGCGAAGAACCGCGCCGCGCCGGCGACCCCCCGGCCCTGGTAGCCGACGCCTCACGGATCAGGGAGCGCCTGGGCTGGACGCCCCGCTTCGATGATCTCGATACCATCGTCCGCACCTCACTGGCCTGGGAGCGCAAGCTGGCCGCGGCCACCCTGGAACCCAACTGA